In the genome of Halobacteriovorax sp. DA5, the window CTTGGAGCATATTCTTTGTATGTGAAGTTCATTGAACTTGAAACGAATGAAGGATTCTCTTCTTCATTTGGAATATTCTTTAGATCTAAAAGATCAAGTGAAGCTAGGTTTTCTTCACTAACTTGTGAAGTGTAGATATCTTTTCCTGAATTCCAAAGAAACTTAAATTCTCGATTTAAAGTTTTAATTGTAGTACGACCTTCTTCAGAAGAGTCATTGTTGAAAATAAAGTTTTCAGAGTAACGAGATTTTGCACCACCTGAAAGGTTCGCACTAGAGTTGAATGCCCATTTATCATCAACGATTGAAAATTTCTCGTGCATTTTTTTGTAAGCGAACTTAACACCGCATCCGGCATCTTCAATTGATTTGGCATAATCAATTACGCGAGAACTACTTTTTAAATTAGGGTGAAGAACAACTTTTACATCGACACCCGAAAGGCATGCAACTTCAAGGTTCTTTGTTACTGTTGAGTCTGACCAGCTGTATACCGTTAGCCAAACTTTCTCTTTTGCGCCTTCGATTGCTGTATAAATTTGATTAAATGCTTCTTCACCTTGGTGTGGTGAGAAGAGGGCCCAGAAGCTTGTCCCAGCGAAGATATTACTTGCAATTAATGTCGTAAATAGCAGTTTTTTCATTGAGTCTCCCTACAGATTTGAGCATGGTGTATCCCACGCGATGCAAAATGAGAAGGTTATAAGAAATAATTTCAATAAAAAAGATGGTCACAAAGTGATATCAGTAACTTAAATAGATAATTTTTTTGACCTTCGGTAATCCCTTCTTTACCATTTTTATATGGGAAGAATTAAGAGACTTTGGCCATGGCTGGCCTGTGCTGCAGCGGTATTTTCGATCTCTGGAAATAGCTTTGCGAGTAGTTTAAAAATTACAACATTCAATCTACGTTGGTACGGACTTGGGGGAGAAATCTCTGGTCAAAGAACTGACGAATATCGTGATCCTTTTATCAAAGAATTTTTAAGCACGAAGTATATCAATACAGATATTTTTCTTTTTCAAGAAGTTATCGACACTGAACGATTGGGACAATTAATGGATGGCCTAGGTCACCACTGTGTTTCTTATCGTCATGAACAATTTAATCACCAGCACTTAATGATTTGCTTAAAGAAGTCACTTGATATCGTTCCTGAAAAAGGTGATGACGATTTTACTTACTCTTTATTAGAAAATCGTCCGTTTTTAAGACCTGCTCTTTATGGAAAGGTTATCGATCGTTATTCAAAACAGCCGCTTATTCACTTAGTTGGTCTTCATTTAAAAGCTGGCCCAGATGGAATTAGTGAACGCTTAGAGCAAGTTAATAACTTAAATAAGAGAGTACTAGAATACCGTGAAGCTAATTTGCCTGTAGTCATTGCAGGTGATCTTAATACTTATAGAAATACTCGCTATGAAGATAAAGAATCTGACTTAGTCGTTTTAGGTGAAGCATTCAATACAATTAATGTGACAAGAAGAACGAGTGACTATGATTATACTTATCGTAATGGTGGCTCAGGAAATGTTTTTGATCATTTCTATGTTTCAAATACAGTTGAAACAAAGTACGTTGAAATTTGGCGTGCTTGTAGTGGAAGTAGTCGAAACACAAAGAGACTTGAGAATCTTTCATGGTATCAGCGATTTATCTCAGATCACTGCCCAGTTTCATTAAGAGTTGATATTCAGTAGAAAGCTTAATTGTTAGTAAATTTTAACATTCGAATTTAACTTTAATTAGGCCTAACTGTTCATTTTTTTATGCTACTTTTTGTGGCATGAAAGCTTTAATTATTTTATCACTTACTGTTTTAACGTTTGTTTCTGCGCATTTCACGTATGCACAGGATGTGAAACCAAACGTTGTTTTATTAACCTCACTAGAAACACCAAAGGTTTGGTATCGTCCAAAAGGTTGGAAGATTGACCCCAAACTTGAAAAAATCTTCAAGAAGCACTTTAAAAAATCAGGCTACAATATTGTCATAAAGCATAGTGTGGATTTTCACGAGCTTCGCCGACAACTTCATAATCCAAATAATATCGCTGTTTTTTGGGCGTCTCATGCTGCAGGAACAAGTCAGAATACGACAGGTTCAAATAATATGGGAGCTGTCCTAAGTATTAACGGAAAGGATGTTAAGGATCTATTTAAGTCAGTCCATCCTAATATTCGCTACCTTGGTCTCGTTGGTTGTGATGCTCAGGGAATCTTAGATGAAATTTCACGTGAAGGACATTACCGTTATAATCCAAACCTAAAGACTCATTCATTTACAGAGAAAATCGATGCTAGAAAAGGACTTAGAACTTCACTAAAGGCATCGGTTGGACAACTCGGATATACAAAAAGAAGACTATTCTTCTTAAAAAAGAAGTCTCTTATTTTCCGTCACGATTTTTATGGAAGAGAGGATTTATTAAAAGTTAATCAATACTTTCATTGCGCAAAAGAGAATGGATATCTTGTTAAAGGTGTTCGTACATTAACTCAAGATTCGATGGAAGTTGCTATTACGAACCCTCAAGGTATTCTTAAAATTCTTCCGGCAGGAAAAGCTGGAGATCGCCAAGAATTTCAATTCTATCTACCATACCACCCAGAGTTTGCTCGTCGTGATATGAAAATTAATGTGGATAGTCTCATTTATTTTGGAGAAGAAAGAAAATATTTAGGTGAGTTTGATTTTTCAACAGAATGGGGAACAGACTGGCGTGTCTTTGCTAAGCCCGACGGAACGGTCTTAGGAGTTACTAAAAATCTATACTTACCAAGGGGAAGTTTGCCATCATTCGATGATGTTCAAACCTACAAGGAACTAAGTTGTAACGATACTGAAGAAATGAAAGTTCACGTCTTTTAATTAAGCGTGCAGACCCATGTAGCTGTCCGCTTGTAGGGCAGCTCCACCAACAAGGCCTCCGTCAATGTCTTTGCATGATAGGAGGTCTTCTACATTTGAAGGCTTAACTGATCCACCATAGAGAATCGATGTTTTATTTCCATCAATTGATAGATTATCATTTATATACTGACGTATATAGGCATGAGTTTCTTGTGCTTGCTCTGGAGTTGCTGTTACTCCTGTTCCTATTGCCCAAACTGGCTCGTAAGCAATAATAACGTTTTCACTGTCAATATCAGCAAGACCTTTACTTAACTGCTCTGCTAAAACCTCTTCGACTTTTCCGGCTTCTCTTTGCTCAAGTGTTTCACCAATGCAGAAAATAACTGTTAGGTCGTTGGCCAGAGCAATCTTTGCTTTTGCATTTAAAGTTGCATCGTCCTCATTGTAGATAGAGCGACGTTCAGAGTGTCCAATGATAACAAAATGTGCACCGATATCTTTTAGTGATGCAGGTGAGATCTCTCCCGTAAATGCACCGCTATTTTCTGTTGCACAATTTTGAGCACCAATTTTAAAATCATCAGTATTTTGCAGACAAATAGGGATGTGGATTGCTTGTGGAGCAATCCATGCTTCATGACGAAGTTTCGCGCTGTCGATAGCATCAAAGAAGGCGATAACGTCTTCAGTATTCTGATTCATCTTCCAGTTTCCTACGATATACTTCGTTCTCTCAGTCATATTTACATCCCTTATTATTACTTATTTATTCAACACCAAATTTTAGAGCACTAATACCTGGAAGGCTACCTTTCTCGATAAACTCAAGAGAAGCGCCACCGCCAGTCGATACATGACTCATTTTATTCGCAAGACCAGACTTATTAACTGCACTTACTGAATCACCTCCACCAACAAGAGTGTAGGCATTTGACTCGCTTAAAACTTCAGCAATAGCAAAAGTACCTTTTGCATATTCTTCATTCTCAAAAATACCCATTGGTCCATTCCAAAGGATTGTCTTTGCTTCACGAAGAATAGAGCTGTACTTTGCAATTGTTTGCTCACCGATATCTAAACCCATCTTTCCATCAGGGATACCAACTTTATCAACTGCTTCCGGCTTTCCACCAAACTCACTTGAAACGATATGGTCAATCGGAAGAATGATTTTATGTGCCGTACTTTGAGAAAAAATCTTTTTAGCAAGGCTTACATCTTCGTCACTGCAAAGTGAAGTTCCAACCTCATTTCCTTTTGCTTTTAGGAAAGGGTAGGCCATAGCTCCACCAATAATAAGATTAGAAACACTTGAAAGAAGTCTTTCAATGATTTTAATCTTGTCACTAACTTTTGCACCACCAACGACTGCAACAAATGGTGTCTCAGGTCTTTGCGTAATTTTTGAAAGAGCTTCGATTTCTTTCTTCATAAGAAGTCCTGCATAGGCCTTGTTTTTGAAGAAAGCATTAATTTCATAAGTTGAAGCGTGTTTTCTATGAGCAGCTCCAAATGCATCGTTAACATAAATGTCAGCATACTCAGAAAGTTTACGTGCAAACTCACGATCGTTTTCAGTTTCTTCTTTGTGGAAACGAAGGTTTTCAAGAAGAATGATCTTATTTGAGTTTAAAGTTAGAAGAGTTTTAATTCCGCGATCAAGACATGACTCAGTTAACGTTACTTCTTCACCCAGTTTATCTGCAAGGTAAGTTGCAACAGGCTCAAGAGAGAAGTCTGAGTTTACTTGTCCTTTAGGACGTCCAAGGTGAGACATCATAATTAACTTAGATGCTCCTTTGTCTAGGATTAGCTTGATTGTTTCAAGAGCATTATCAATTCTTGTTGTATCAGTAATCTCTTTAGTTTCTTTATCTAGAGGAACATTGAAATCAAAACGAACAAGAACTTTCTTGTCTTTGATTTTTGAATCATCAATGCTGTCAATAAATTGTAATGCCATAGTTTTTCCTAATTTTTTTTATTAAAGTTGGCTACCGATGAAACCTGCAAGGTCGATAACACGGTTAGAGAAACCTGCTTCGTTATCATACCAAGTAACAACTTTTACACTCTTTCCATCAATTACTTTTGTTAGATCAGCGTCTACACATGAAGACTCTCTCATACCCATGTAATCAACAGATACTAGTGGTTGTTTTTCAAAACCAAGAATACCTTTTAGAGTTGTTTCACTTGCTTCTTTTAGAGCTGCGTTTACTTCTTCTTCAGTAACTTCTGTTTCAACATTTACAGTTAGGTCAACAAGAGAAACGTTTGGAGTTGGAACGCGAATTGCGAAACCATCTAGCTTTCCTTTAAGTTCAGGAATAACTAGACCAACAGCTTTTGCTGCACCTGTTGTTGTTGGAACCATTGATACTGCTGCTGCACGAGCACGACGAAGGTCTGAGTGTGAAGCATCTAGAAGACACTGGTCACCAGTGTAAGAGTGAACAGTAGTCATGTGACCGTTGATTACACCAAACTTATCGTTTAGTACTTTTGCAACTGGTGAAAGACAGTTAGTTGTACAAGATGCATTTGAAACAACTGTGTGTTTTTGAGCATCATAAGTGTTTTCGTTGATTCCCATTACAATTGTGTTATCAACGTCTTTACCTGGACAACATAGAATAACTTTTTTAACAGTTCCTGTTACGTGCTTCATTAGTGATTTTTGATCTTTGAAAACACCTGTTGCATCGATTACGATATCAACTTTATCTTGTGTCCAAGGAATTTCACTTGGGTCTCTATACTTGTGAAAAGAAATCTCTTTTCCGTTAATGTGCATTTTGTGTGATTCATCTACACTTACTTCACCATTGAAACGACCAAATACTGAATCGTATTTGATAAGGTGAACGTAGTCGTGGATATCACCTGGTGAGTTAACAGCAACGACTTCTAAGTTTTCAATGTTGCGGTTAAAAATTTCTCTAAGAACTGTACGACCAATACGGCCCATACCATTAATACCAACGCGGATCTTTCCAGACATACCTGACTCCTGTGCTTAATTATTAAAAAAAATACCACTGTAATATGCCACAATCGAGAGAGATTGCCTACCGAAAGCACATATTTCTAGGAGGATGCGACGTTTTTGCTCACTGCCCAAAAAATAGCTGAACAGGCTATAATTTTACTAATGCAAACAAGTTCAAAAATGCCATCAAATATTATTCACTACAAATCCAAAGCGGATTATGAAAGTGGTGTTAAAAGCGAGGCCCCTGTCCCTGAAAAGCTTGTCAAAAACGCAACGAAAGTTGTGGAGAAAACTGCCAAGGTTGCCGAAGCCGCTGCCAAGGCATCAATCTCAACAGATGCTCTTGCAATTGCTCAGGCCGGAAAGAAGTTGGCTGTAGATGCTGTGACAACAGTTGCAAAGTCTGCTGTTAATGCACCTGAAGAAGCTAGTGAAGTAAAAGAAGTTAGTCCAATTAAGGAGCTACTTCCAATAAATAAGCCTGCAATTTTCTTTTTAGAGGGACTTCATCTTTCAACTCTAAGTTCTAAAGGAGGACTTGAGGATATCGCCAAGTCATTTAGTGATGGCGAATTTGTAAGTTGGAGTGATGAAGATAAGGTTTTGGAAGAAGTTTTAAGAAGGCCAAAGGATCAGCCAATTATTCTCGTAGGTCATTCTTTAGGAGGGGACGCTGTTGTTAACCTCGCTAATCGCTTAAATAGTGCGGAAGCAGGATTTCGAAGTGTGGATTTGCTCGTGACACTCGATTCAGTTGGCTTTGATAATGATATCATTCCAAAGAACGTCAAAAAGAATCTTAATTTCATGCTAGATCGATCTTTTATTTTCAATGATGGCCCTAATGTCGCTCGTGATTTTAAGACGACTGATGTGATTAATATCCTACGTCCTGAGGGGCATACGAAAATTGATGAAGCCCCAGATGTGCATCGCGAAATTTTTGAAGAAATCACCCAAGTTTTAGACCAAAACTATCTGGCCAAGAGAAAGCAACAACTTGCGGGCCTTTATCGCGCCTTCTATGAGATGAATCAGCAAAATAACTCATAATCCTTTCTAGTCTTTATCTTCTGATTATGCTATGAAGTGTCATGATTCAGACTCTTTTGTTATTATGTATCGCTTTGGCCAGCTCTTGCTTTGCAATTGTTGGGGGGGAAGCTGTTAATAAAGGAGAGTATCAGAGTGTCGTTGCTCTCGTTAGGCTTGGCCGTCCATTTTGTACTGGAGTGGCATTAACGCCTACTCATGTCCTTACTGCCGCTCATTGTCTTGAGAATAAAAATTACAAATCAATTCGTATCTATACTGGAGCAGGAAAAATTATGACTGCGGCTTCTTCAAAAGAGAACCTTGATGCTCAGTATAGTGTGGCCGCAGTGGAGCTTCATCCGAGCTTGAAATTCAAATATCCAAATGGACCTCTAGCAGACTTGGCCAGCTTGAAAACAGTTGATCTTGCTATCTTAACAACTGATGCTCCTCTTCGAGTGAAGAAATTCTACTCTCTTTTAACTGATCCCAAAGAGATTCTAGAAAAGATCGCTCCTGGAAAGCTTACGACAGCGGTTGGATTTGGTTATACTGGCGAAATCGGCTTTATGCCAATGGACTCTGCCCATGCTCATATTATTTACGGTCAAAAGAGAAAGGCCATAATTCCAATTTTTGAAGTCTTCTTTAACGAGATTGATATGAGAAACAAGCAAACAGATACTTGTTATATTGATAGTGGTGGACCTGTCTTTGTTGATGTTAACGGAGAACTAAAAATTGCTGCCATTGTATCTGCTTCATTTGGCTTTTGTGCGGAAGGCAAGTACGCAACACTTTACTCTCTTGCATACCACTCTGTTTGTTGGATTAAGAAGGTTACAGGTATCTCTGATGAGCATAGTGGCTTCCACTGTGGGCGAAATATAAAAATAGCTCAAGAATGTTACGGAATTAAGAATGAGGAAGATCTTCGTAGTTGCGCAGATAAGTACTCTGATGAAATCCTTCGAAGCTATCCTTAGCTGAATATTCAGTAACTTAGAAGATCAATTCATTTTGTTAACCATTTATAAAGATTTTTGTGAATTATATCTCGCGGGCCGCGTGTTATAATCACGCGATGGAAAAATCAAATCTCTCTAATATAAAGAAGCTCTACGAGCACAAGAAAAAAGTTTGTCATGATACTGAAATCAAACCTGAGGTTATTGAGGATTTCGTTGAAGAGGCCCTCAATATAATTTTGCCAGGTTCTGTGCGAATGCAATTTCTAAATTATGAAGACTTTGAATTGTATTTCAATCGCCACATCATTAATACGGATCAAATTTTTAATCATTTGAAACTTGATGCGCATGTCAGAGAAAAGTTAATAGCGTCGTATAGCGAAGAATTAGTGACGTTGGCAAAGAAAATAGAAATTGATGCTATTGCGCTCTTAGAAGGTGATCCTGCAGCACAAAATATCTGTGAGGTTGTTCTATGCTACCCAGGACTTTTTGCAATTGCCTCTCATCGTCTGGCCCATTTTTTCTATGAAAAATCTTTAACAATCTTTCCTCGAATGATTGCAGAATATGCACATAATAAAACAGGTATTGATATCCATCCAGGTGCACAAATTGGAGATTCATTCTTTATCGATCATGGAACTGGTGTCGTTATAGGGGAGACCGCAGTTATTGGTAATCGAGTAAAGATTTATCAAGGGGTAACATTAGGTGCTCTCTCAGTGAGTAAGGACTTACAAAATACGAAACGCCATCCCACTATTGAAGATGATTGTGTGATCTATGCTCACGCAACAATCTTGGGAGGAACGACTGTTATTGGTGAGGGGTCAACGATTGGTGGTAACGTTTGGCTAACACAAAGTGTGAAGAAGAAGTCTATTGTTTATCATAAAAGCGAAGTTCACTTAGATGTGAAGGATCGACAATTCAATATAGAGGAGCTTACATATGAAATTTAATAATATTTTGGAATCTGTTGGAAATACACCACTTGTAAAAATAAATCGTCTCTTTCCTGAGGCAAATAAGAAAAATATAACTATTTATGCGAAGCTTGAGCGCGCAAACCCTGGTGGTTCAATTAAAGATCGAATCGCAAAGAGAATGATTGAAGACGCGCAAAAGAAGGGCCTTGTCAAAGAAGGAACGGTAATTGTTGAGCCTACTTCTGGTAACACTGGAGTTGGTCTTGCAATGGCATGTGCTGTTCTTGGTTACCGCTTAATCATTACAATGCCAGAGAGTATGAGTTTAGAGAGAAGGCGTCTTATGGCACTTTTTGGTGCAGAGCTAGTTTTAACTCCGAAAGAAAAAGGTATGAAGGGAGCGATTGAAAAGGCCCAAGAAATTTGTGAGCAAGAAGCAAATTCATGGATGCCAATGCAATTTGATAATCCATCAAATGTTGATGTACACAGAGATACAACGGCCAAGGAGATTCTCGCTGATATTGATGGAAGTATCGACTACCTTATTACTGGAGTAGGTACTGGTGGACATATTACTGGTGTATCAGAGGTCTTAAAAGAGAAGTTTAATAACCTGAAGGTTGTGGCGGTTGAACCTGCGGATTCTCCTGTTCTCTCTGGAGGTGAGCCTGGGCCGCATCCAATACAGGGAATAGGTGCTGGTTTTGTACCTAGTGTTTTAAATCGAGAACTTCTTGATGAAGTTGTGACAATTAGTAAAGATGAAGCCTTTGAATTTGCAAGAAGTGCTGCCCGTCTTGAAGGCATCCTTCTAGGAATTTCAAGTGGTGCTTCACTAGCTGCAATTGAAAAGAAAATTAGTGAAATGCCAGAAGGCTCAACAGTATTAACATTCTGTTATGATACTGGTGAGCGCTACTTATCGACTGAAGGATTATTTTAATTTAAAGAATAGATTTTCGGCGTTGCTATTAGCAACGTCGATTAATTCTTGAGGATCAATTCCTTTATGAGTTGCAATAAAATCTGCAACACATGGAAGATAGAACGGAGCATTCTCTCTTCCTCTAAATGGAACAGGAGTAAGATACGGAGAGTCCGTTTCTAGTAGCATTTGCTCGACTGGAACAATATCTAAAACATCACGAACGTTAGTAGCATTCTTAAATGTAACAATTCCATTAAATCCAATATGAAAGCCTTCACTAAGGCAAAACGAAGCAAGCTCAATTCCTGAAGTAAAAGAGTGGATAACTCCTTTTCTTTTTAGTGTAGTTGAGAAGTTTTTTAAAATGGCCTTAGTATCTTCATCTGCTTCACGTGTGTGAATAACAACTGGCAGGTCACTATCACAAGCAATTTGCAGTTGCCTTTCAAAAGATTCTTTTTGAATGCTCGGATCTGAAAATTCATAGTAGTAATCTAGACCAATTTCTCCAACTGCTACAATCTTAGGGTTTGCTAAGTTGTCTTGAATTTCTTGATAAGTTTCTTCTGTAATGTGTTTGGCCTCGTGAGGATGAATTCCTTGAGTACCATAGACGATATCATTGGCCGTAAGCTCTCTAACTTTTTTAAGATTGTCTGGAGATACTGCAATTGTCACAACTTTATTAACACCATATTCCTGGCATTTGTTAAGTGTATCAATTAATTCTTGGCCTTTGAGATAGTCGAGATGACAGTGGGTCTCTATTGGACCCACTGTATATTTAGGAATAATTCTTTCTTTTTTTTTACTCATTAGTTCTTAGCTTTATTTTCTTTAAGAAGGTGATCCATAATCGCTGTGTAATCACTTAGTGGCCTAACACCTTCAATTTTTACACCATTAATTAGCTGAGTTGGTGTTGATTGTACATTAAAAGAATTTGCCTGAGTGATCATATCCACGACTGCCTGCTTTGTTTCAGGCTTTGCCATACACTCAGTAACTCCAAATTCCTTACCTTTATCGCTAATCCATTCAGCAGTAAGGTTTGCTTGGTTTTCAAAAATTGCATCATGTACTGATTTAAACTTTTGAGGTCCTACACAACTTGCAAGATAAGCAGCTTCACAAGCTAGTTGATGAAGTGGTCCACTCATTCCCGCATTACAATTGTGATCTAGTGGGTAAAAGAAATATTGGATATTAATTTTCCCTTCATACTTTTTTTCAATCGTTGGAAGAACTAAGTTAAGTGCGTTACAGGCCGGACATTGAAAGTCTGAAAAAACAGACATCTGGATTGGTGCATCTTTAAAGTCCTCTGAAGAAGAAGCTAGACGGTAAGGTGATGCTTTTTCTGGAGTACCTAAATTATTTAGGTTCTTAAACATTGCAACAATTTGTGCGCTTCTAGCAGTTGAATTTTCAACCTTTGAATTTGTAAACGCATAACCAATTGAACCACTAATAAGCATACAGACAGCAGCAGTTGCAAAGAATTTAATATCAAAGTCACGAGCTGCCTTATATTGAAACATCAAAGCTAATGCTAACCAAGAAGCAACGTAGTAAAGAGTACAGAATGGACAAAGTGTACCAAGCATTACAATTGAGTAAATAAATAGTACTAAACATCCAATACCGTTTAGAAGAAGGAGAAGAAATAAGCTTCCTTCTGCATGCTTACTATTTACCATATAAAAAAGCATAACCATGGCACCCATAACAATTCCGAAGATTGAAATAGGAACGCCTGCAATATTTGAAAGAGGTGAAAGTGTTGCAGCATCACATGTTAAGAAAGAGTTGATGTTACAGGCCGAAGCCGAACCAAATCCTACCGGAAACTTAATTTGGTAGTAGTGGTTTGTTAGATAAATTGAAAGAATAAACATCGACAGACCTGCGATGAAGAATAAAACTTTCTTGTTAAAATTTAGGCGATTTAAAAAACTATCAGTCATATTTTAATTCCTTTTTAAAATATTATAATTTCTCTTGGTTGTTTGGTTTCTTCTAAAGCTATTATAGTTGAGATTTGCGAATGTGCATATATTGGTAGATATGACATAGGCCTGTGGAAAATGTTCAGCAATTTGCTTCTTCACCTCCATCTCTAAGCTGAATGTTAATCTGCCTTCTACCATGTCAAAAGCTTGGGAGTTAGGAAAATTTTGTTTAAATTCTTCGCTAACCTCATAATTTACAGCACTTATATGAGGTCCAATGAGAATAATGTGAGGCTCTATTGCCTTAACTTCTTTATTTAGAATGATTTCTTGTGCAACTCCACGCCATCCAGCATGAAGATTGGCCACGCCAAACTTTCCTATAATGGCAATTGGTAGACAGTCAGCAGTTTTAATGGCCAATGGTTGGCTCAGTTCAAGTTTAGAGACAATCCCATCGGCCTCAATACTATTTGTGGTAGGTGTTTTAACTACAATATCCGAATGGATTTGCTTTACTTCATCAAATTCAAAGTCTGGACGATCATCGTAGGTCTCAAAGAGAAAATCACCAATTTTTTTTTGATAAAGTAGCTGTGCCATTTCTACTCCGAGTCTGATTCAAGAAAGTTTAGAACCTCTTGAAATACTGGTGGGGGAGGCTCTTCAAAGTAGAGCTTCTGTTTCG includes:
- the pgk gene encoding phosphoglycerate kinase — encoded protein: MALQFIDSIDDSKIKDKKVLVRFDFNVPLDKETKEITDTTRIDNALETIKLILDKGASKLIMMSHLGRPKGQVNSDFSLEPVATYLADKLGEEVTLTESCLDRGIKTLLTLNSNKIILLENLRFHKEETENDREFARKLSEYADIYVNDAFGAAHRKHASTYEINAFFKNKAYAGLLMKKEIEALSKITQRPETPFVAVVGGAKVSDKIKIIERLLSSVSNLIIGGAMAYPFLKAKGNEVGTSLCSDEDVSLAKKIFSQSTAHKIILPIDHIVSSEFGGKPEAVDKVGIPDGKMGLDIGEQTIAKYSSILREAKTILWNGPMGIFENEEYAKGTFAIAEVLSESNAYTLVGGGDSVSAVNKSGLANKMSHVSTGGGASLEFIEKGSLPGISALKFGVE
- the cysK gene encoding cysteine synthase A, with amino-acid sequence MKFNNILESVGNTPLVKINRLFPEANKKNITIYAKLERANPGGSIKDRIAKRMIEDAQKKGLVKEGTVIVEPTSGNTGVGLAMACAVLGYRLIITMPESMSLERRRLMALFGAELVLTPKEKGMKGAIEKAQEICEQEANSWMPMQFDNPSNVDVHRDTTAKEILADIDGSIDYLITGVGTGGHITGVSEVLKEKFNNLKVVAVEPADSPVLSGGEPGPHPIQGIGAGFVPSVLNRELLDEVVTISKDEAFEFARSAARLEGILLGISSGASLAAIEKKISEMPEGSTVLTFCYDTGERYLSTEGLF
- a CDS encoding thioredoxin domain-containing protein, which encodes MTDSFLNRLNFNKKVLFFIAGLSMFILSIYLTNHYYQIKFPVGFGSASACNINSFLTCDAATLSPLSNIAGVPISIFGIVMGAMVMLFYMVNSKHAEGSLFLLLLLNGIGCLVLFIYSIVMLGTLCPFCTLYYVASWLALALMFQYKAARDFDIKFFATAAVCMLISGSIGYAFTNSKVENSTARSAQIVAMFKNLNNLGTPEKASPYRLASSSEDFKDAPIQMSVFSDFQCPACNALNLVLPTIEKKYEGKINIQYFFYPLDHNCNAGMSGPLHQLACEAAYLASCVGPQKFKSVHDAIFENQANLTAEWISDKGKEFGVTECMAKPETKQAVVDMITQANSFNVQSTPTQLINGVKIEGVRPLSDYTAIMDHLLKENKAKN
- the epsC gene encoding serine O-acetyltransferase EpsC — encoded protein: MEKSNLSNIKKLYEHKKKVCHDTEIKPEVIEDFVEEALNIILPGSVRMQFLNYEDFELYFNRHIINTDQIFNHLKLDAHVREKLIASYSEELVTLAKKIEIDAIALLEGDPAAQNICEVVLCYPGLFAIASHRLAHFFYEKSLTIFPRMIAEYAHNKTGIDIHPGAQIGDSFFIDHGTGVVIGETAVIGNRVKIYQGVTLGALSVSKDLQNTKRHPTIEDDCVIYAHATILGGTTVIGEGSTIGGNVWLTQSVKKKSIVYHKSEVHLDVKDRQFNIEELTYEI
- a CDS encoding polyphenol oxidase family protein, which produces MAQLLYQKKIGDFLFETYDDRPDFEFDEVKQIHSDIVVKTPTTNSIEADGIVSKLELSQPLAIKTADCLPIAIIGKFGVANLHAGWRGVAQEIILNKEVKAIEPHIILIGPHISAVNYEVSEEFKQNFPNSQAFDMVEGRLTFSLEMEVKKQIAEHFPQAYVISTNICTFANLNYNSFRRNQTTKRNYNILKRN
- a CDS encoding endonuclease/exonuclease/phosphatase family protein encodes the protein MGRIKRLWPWLACAAAVFSISGNSFASSLKITTFNLRWYGLGGEISGQRTDEYRDPFIKEFLSTKYINTDIFLFQEVIDTERLGQLMDGLGHHCVSYRHEQFNHQHLMICLKKSLDIVPEKGDDDFTYSLLENRPFLRPALYGKVIDRYSKQPLIHLVGLHLKAGPDGISERLEQVNNLNKRVLEYREANLPVVIAGDLNTYRNTRYEDKESDLVVLGEAFNTINVTRRTSDYDYTYRNGGSGNVFDHFYVSNTVETKYVEIWRACSGSSRNTKRLENLSWYQRFISDHCPVSLRVDIQ
- a CDS encoding TatD family hydrolase, which gives rise to MSKKKERIIPKYTVGPIETHCHLDYLKGQELIDTLNKCQEYGVNKVVTIAVSPDNLKKVRELTANDIVYGTQGIHPHEAKHITEETYQEIQDNLANPKIVAVGEIGLDYYYEFSDPSIQKESFERQLQIACDSDLPVVIHTREADEDTKAILKNFSTTLKRKGVIHSFTSGIELASFCLSEGFHIGFNGIVTFKNATNVRDVLDIVPVEQMLLETDSPYLTPVPFRGRENAPFYLPCVADFIATHKGIDPQELIDVANSNAENLFFKLK
- the tpiA gene encoding triose-phosphate isomerase, with the translated sequence MTERTKYIVGNWKMNQNTEDVIAFFDAIDSAKLRHEAWIAPQAIHIPICLQNTDDFKIGAQNCATENSGAFTGEISPASLKDIGAHFVIIGHSERRSIYNEDDATLNAKAKIALANDLTVIFCIGETLEQREAGKVEEVLAEQLSKGLADIDSENVIIAYEPVWAIGTGVTATPEQAQETHAYIRQYINDNLSIDGNKTSILYGGSVKPSNVEDLLSCKDIDGGLVGGAALQADSYMGLHA
- a CDS encoding trypsin-like serine protease, yielding MIQTLLLLCIALASSCFAIVGGEAVNKGEYQSVVALVRLGRPFCTGVALTPTHVLTAAHCLENKNYKSIRIYTGAGKIMTAASSKENLDAQYSVAAVELHPSLKFKYPNGPLADLASLKTVDLAILTTDAPLRVKKFYSLLTDPKEILEKIAPGKLTTAVGFGYTGEIGFMPMDSAHAHIIYGQKRKAIIPIFEVFFNEIDMRNKQTDTCYIDSGGPVFVDVNGELKIAAIVSASFGFCAEGKYATLYSLAYHSVCWIKKVTGISDEHSGFHCGRNIKIAQECYGIKNEEDLRSCADKYSDEILRSYP
- the gap gene encoding type I glyceraldehyde-3-phosphate dehydrogenase codes for the protein MSGKIRVGINGMGRIGRTVLREIFNRNIENLEVVAVNSPGDIHDYVHLIKYDSVFGRFNGEVSVDESHKMHINGKEISFHKYRDPSEIPWTQDKVDIVIDATGVFKDQKSLMKHVTGTVKKVILCCPGKDVDNTIVMGINENTYDAQKHTVVSNASCTTNCLSPVAKVLNDKFGVINGHMTTVHSYTGDQCLLDASHSDLRRARAAAVSMVPTTTGAAKAVGLVIPELKGKLDGFAIRVPTPNVSLVDLTVNVETEVTEEEVNAALKEASETTLKGILGFEKQPLVSVDYMGMRESSCVDADLTKVIDGKSVKVVTWYDNEAGFSNRVIDLAGFIGSQL